A DNA window from Aspergillus nidulans FGSC A4 chromosome I contains the following coding sequences:
- a CDS encoding uncharacterized protein (transcript_id=CADANIAT00007677) has product MYRERIFIGPNTLWDGFEHKQTWEHPICVPALCSRGLRWHDPPWRARDCKDATFSCKKSQEGKVCVQGVRTLSRPEDKVALEPYYNDDEYTNPCSVMAIYHAEHVSISSMSATDVISDQARKLWNCPELCSQALRSVGVEDKLLQRVNQLESQLQRLLAINNQSGSLKPPSRPGFVCGAETSSILSSHNQPTTPPDDTAHFVGEISMVHTLNQVENHFQRVSTTNHSSSSVQSIQPTQSPHLRIKDGPTRLMQSEYLKCVLKAHSVIPDRAHWNGYLQAYVDDVHVL; this is encoded by the exons ATGTACCGTGAAAGGATATTCATAGGTCCCAACACGCTCTGGGATGGGTTTGAACATAAACAAACTTGGGAACACCCAATCTGCGTCCCGGCCCTCTGTAGTCGAGGACTCCGATGGCATGACCCACCGTGGAGAGCACGAGACTGCAAAGACGCAACGTTCTCCTGCAAAAAGAGTCAAGAGGGGAAAGTATGCGTCCAAGGCGTG CGCACCCTGTCACGCCCGGAAGATAAAGTTGCCCTCGAGCCATACtataatgatgatgaatacACTAACCCATGTAGTGTGATGGCCATTTACCATGCAGAACATGTGTCAATAAGCAGCATGTCTGCCACCGACGTGATATCGGATCAAGCTCGCAAGCTCTGGAACTGTCCAGAACTGTGTTCTCAGGCACTAAGGAGCGTGG GAGTAGAGGACAAGCTCCTGCAAAGGGTCAATCAATTAGAGAGCCAGCTTCAACGACTTCTCGCAATAAACAATCAATCGGGCAGTCTCAAGCCTCCCTCAAGGCCAGGGTTTGTCTGTGGCGCAGAAACGTCGAGTATACTATCCTCGCACAATCAACCAACAACGCCACCAGATGACACGGCACATTTTGTGGGCGAGATTTCTATGGTCCATACTCTGAATCAGGTCGAAAACCACTTTCAGCGAGTAAGTACAACCAATCATTCGAGCTCATCAGTCCAATCTATTCAGCCAACGCAATCACCACACCTTCGTATCAAAGACGGCCCCACCCGGCTTATGCAGTCAGAGTACCTAAAGTGTGTCTTGAAAGCGCATAGTGTTATCCCTGATCGAGCTCACTGGAACGGGTACCTTCAGGCGTACGTGGACGATGTGCACGTTCTGTAA
- a CDS encoding uncharacterized protein (transcript_id=CADANIAT00007678), translating into MPEVISLISSTPPPPAEPREASSIRGLHCTPPAPTELSSFPFSDDIDFARVDFDNDVDLGKPIKRRRLTPDIENSTKPPGSRRNALPSQSQDPLFLFSDDILLSDGPSNGQTHSKPPVITLDSDPIVFTSSAPEPSRRSPSPRNKQQATRALIDVDVDNGITSHKGRELRTLRKDIIENFSDPLVSSDPSELFDFQETEFRAPSLRSEFSNKTASLLASLNRPNADITSTLPGKKKQSRSEIIDEDPDELPESRPSRRPKKAIANKQSSADKEAKVKGREAAKAQRDLEKQLEKERKQKQKEEKAKDKQLAADIAQANRLKVEKKNSTPEMILDLASSFKDTSVGNQAVEYMRMLGVEQTFFDSSIRNVVKWRRKMKAIYNSSLGYWEPCELHLREEEHVLCLVTAQEFVDMVTSSLDSDNLNASSELELHILRLKRAYPHCTVIYLIEGLSAWMRKNANSRNRVYQAEFRRNLDEVQGLSQPTTSTSTTRRKRTNKPETTPIDDDTIEDALLNLQVNHNCLIHQTTAPPESAEWIKIFTEHISTVPYRRERMNDNDSAFCMDSGQVKPGENASDTYIRMLQEISRVTASMAYGVVNQYPTVVDLVKGMRRSGPGMLEDVKLSIGVAEQIYIKLVLPLIVGSLRLLDDTTAETAHPTMGVHGQCDFKEGCARS; encoded by the exons ATGCCAGAAGTTATCAGTCTTATATCCTCaacccctccacctccggcGGAGCCCCGTGAAGCCTCCTCCATCCGGGGACTCCATTGCACCCCGCCCGCACCCACCGAGTTATCCTCCTTTCCATTTTCGGATGATATAGACTTTGCGCGAGTCGACTTCGACAATGACGTTGACCTTGGCAAGCCAATCAAGAGGAGACGGTTGACACCGGATATCGAGAATTCCACCAAACCACCAGGGAGTAGAAGAAATGCGCTGCCGTCACAGAGCCAGGACCCTctatttctcttctccgACGACATTTTGCTTTCTGACGGACCGTCGAACGGGCAAACACACTCAAAACCGCCAGTTATCACGCTAGACTCCGATCCGATTGTGTTTACATCGTCTGCTCCTGAGCCGAGTCGCCGAAGTCCGTCTCCAAGAAACAAACAACAAGCTACGAGGGCACTGATCGACGTTGATGTTGATAACGGTATCACTTCTCATAAGGGCAGGGAACTACGGACGTTACGAAAGGATATCATAGAAAACTTCAGTGATCCGCTGGTCTCGTCAGATCCGAGCGAGCTGTTTGATTTCCAGGAGACGGAGTTCAGGGCGCCTTCGCTGCGATCTGAGTTTTcaaacaagacagcaagcTTACTAGCGAGTTTGAACCGTCCCAACGCTGATATTACCAGTACTCTGCCAggcaaaaagaaacaaagccGCTCCGAAATCATCGATGAAGACCCTGATGAGCTGCCTGAGAGCCGCCCGAGTCGTAGGCCAAAGAAGGCTATAGCAAACAAGCAAAGTAGCGCGGATAAGGAGGCAAAAGTGAAGGGCCGAGAGGCAGCTAAGGCGCAACGTGATCTTGAAAAGCAGCTAGAGAAGGAGCggaagcaaaagcagaaggaagaaaaggcaaAAGACAAGCAGCTGGCGGCCGACATAGCGCAAGCAAATAGGCtcaaggttgagaagaagaattcCACGCCAGAAATgatcctcgacctcgcctcGTCATTCAAAGACACCAGTGTCGGCAACCAGGCAGTAGAGTACATGCGGATGCTGGGGGTAGAACAGACCTTTTTCGACAGCTCAATCCGCAATGTCGTTAAGTGGCGGCGAAAGATGAAGGCTATATACAACAGTTCTCTTGGATACTGGGAACCGTGCGAGCTGCATCtccgcgaagaagagcatgtTCTCTGTCTCGTGACGGCGCAGGAGTTCGTTGACATGGTCACCTCGTCTCTCGATTCTGATAATCTCAACGCCTCGAGCGAGCTAGAGTTGCACATCCTCCGCCTGAAGCGTGCTTACCCACACTGCACAGTAATCTACCTCATCGAAGGCCTCTCTGCATGGATGCGCAAAAACGCGAACTCACGCAATAGAGTCTACCAAGCTGAGTTCCGCCGCAACCTCGACGAAGTCCAGGGCTTATCGCAGCCAACTACATCAACATCCACGACTCGCCGCAAGAGAACCAACAAGCCTGAGACAACTCCCATTGACGACGACACGATCGAAGACGccctcctcaatctccaaGTCAACCACAACTGCCTCATACACCAAACCACGGCACCGCCTGAATCTGCCGAGTGGATCAAGATCTTTACAGAGCATATCTCCACCGTTCCCTACCGCCGCGAGCGCATGAATGACAACGATTCCGCTTTCTGCATGGATAGTGGACAGGTCAAACCCGGTGAGAACGCATCAGATACTTACATCCGTATGCTCCAGGAGATCAGTCGGGTAACGGCGTCGATGGCCTATGGTGTGGTGAATCAATACCCGACCGTGGTCGACTTGGTCAAAGGGATGCGGAGGTCTGGGCCGGGGATGTTGGAGGACGTCAAG CTTAGCATTGGCGTTGC TGAACAAATCTATATCAAACTGGTGTTGCCGCTCATTGTAGGATCTTTGAGGCTG TTAGACGACACCACTGCGGAGACAGCCCATCCCACCATGGGCGTCCATGGACAGTGTGACTTCAAAGAGGGATGCGCGCGGTCATGA
- a CDS encoding uncharacterized protein (transcript_id=CADANIAT00007679), with protein MATQTLNVHPIDQNPKHFQPWHCPSSVVCAEVLNAPDDGDYYWDEGEDATVPEADKSGGQMGELGVVSGEWRREKEEA; from the exons ATGGCCACCCAAACACTGAACGTGCACCCAATAGACCAGAACCCGAAGCACTTCCAGCCATGGCACTGTCCGTCATCAGTCG TTTGTGCCGAAGTTCTCAACGCCCCAGACGACGGAGATTATTATTGGGACGAGGGAGAAGATGCTACCGTACCCGAGGCCGACAAGAGCGGTGGTCAAATGGGAGAGCTCGGGGTGGTGAGTGGGGAGTGGAGacgcgagaaggaggaagcctag
- a CDS encoding FAD-binding oxidoreductase (transcript_id=CADANIAT00007676) encodes MDQSPAVGFEALSSFQPSPAVGACCLALSSLLGPKVSFPHTKPYIDSMNSYFSQQNAALRPLCVVSPTDADDVSTTIVSIAQASSLLSITDKSQCHFAIRSGGHTSLISEASNIQDGITIDLSGLNTIRLSDDQTTASVGVGATWGEVYSYLDSLNLSVAGGRAAQVGVGGLTLGGGISYHSPRYGWTCDTVSEFEIVLPNGTIVHATEEEHPDLTMALRGGSANFGIVTEVKLRAFKQGSVWGGHVYYPLETINDQLRAFESFNTARGYDDSNLLISDCTHRCGDRQLNVVITHGTTVDMLNATYLRWKSSLPEIEDVRGIVWSVSLEPLPPAIYARAPRKNALGLSNTTGSQVVTLLSATWEDETDDERIYNTARALFEGIEEDARRLNNYESFLYLNYAADWQDPIASYGESSIEMLKRVSRDVDPEGLFRKDRD; translated from the exons ATGGACCAATCACCCGCTGTGGGCTTTGAGGCcctctccagcttccagccttcGCCTGCCGTGGGCGCCTGC TGCCTCGCCCTCTCATCCCTGCTAGGGCCCAAAGTCTCCTTCCCTCACACAAAACCCTACATCGACTCAATGAATTCGTACTTCTCGCAGCAGAACGCCGCTCTACGCCCCCTCTGTGTCGTCTCCCCAACCGACGCAGATGACGTCTCCACCACGATAGTCAGCATAGCGCAAGCCTCATCCCTCCTGAGTATCACAGACAAATCGCAATGCCATTTTGCGATTCGATCGGGAGGCCATACAAGCCTTATCAGCGAGGCGTCGAATATCCAGGATGGGATAACTATCGATCTGAGCGGGCTGAACACAATCCGTCTTAGCGACGATCAGACAACGGCCTCGGTTGGTGTCGGCGCTACATGGGGGGAAGTATATTCCTATCTCGACTCGCTGAATCTCTCTGTAGCAGGCGGCCGAGCGGCACAGGTTGGTGTCGGCGGACTTACGCTAGGAGGGGGGATATCCTACCATTCGCCCCGTTACGGGTGGACATGCGACACTGTGTCCGAGTTTGAAATTGTGCTACCAAATGGGACAATCGTTCATGCcaccgaagaagaacatcCTGACCTGACGATGGCGCTTCGTGGCGGATCAGCAAATTTTGGAATTGTAACGGAAGTCAAATTACGGGCGTTCAAGCAGGGCTCTGTATGGGGTGGACATGTGTATTATCCACTTGAGACCATCAACGACCAGCTCCGGGCTTTTGAGAGTTTCAATACAGCAAGGGGATACGATGA CTCCAATCTTCTGATTTCTGACTGTACCCATCGTTGCGGCGACAGACAGCTGAACGTGGTGATAACGCACGGCACAACGGTCGACATGCTCAATGCAACCTATCTACGGTGGAAGTCCAGCCTGCCCGAGATTGAGGACGTTCGTGGGATTGTGTGGTCCGTCTCCCTCGAGCCGCTTCCACCAGCAATCTACGCGCGCGCACCTAGGAAGAATGCCCTGGGCCTTTCAAATACTACAGGGTCACAAGTCGTCACACTTCTGAGTGCTACCTGGGAAGACGAAACGGACGACGAGAGGATCTACAACACTGCTCGTGCGCTCTTCGAAGGCATCGAAGAGGATGCACGCAGGCTGAACAACTACGAGTCGTTCCTGTATCTTAACTACGCGGCTGACTGGCAGGATCCGATTGCCTCTTATGGGGAGAGCAGCATTGAAATGCTGAAGAGGGTGAGTAGGGATGTGGATCCGGAGGGCCTGTTCAGAAAGG ACAGGGATTAG
- a CDS encoding protein mch1 (transcript_id=CADANIAT00007680), with translation MTGSIGQAPAIDKRDFDINRRSSTPHETAAQEDEALLHSRPRSRLSVGNRFSDNDDGLLSDVVEEIVERDRQRMRREVVRVGSFVWGVITCLGAGSITAFSLYGPLLLTRLNYTQLRVNEVSIAAGISMYLPVSLAGYLCDRYSPSPLTLFAGIAFGLGYSLAAFVYKSGPPPDAGGNGWPFWVMVVAFIAIGVATCSMYLAAVTTCAKNFGRGKHKGIILAVPIAAFGLSGMWQSQVGTYFLCERLKDSNCGDVDVYKYFLFLAILLLTIGVIGTFALRIVDDEEEKYIDEAVEELERSGLLAESEFFRPRSEVQAAYGTFSDDHEDNGSVDDQSVTISEELREAARREKEREEEERRKKNWLLNYETRIFLADHTMWWLALGFFLVTGPGEAYLNNVVTPQVLT, from the exons ATGACCGGCTCAATCGGCCAGGCACCGGCCATCGATAAACGCGACTTTGACATTAACCGTCGGTCATCCACTCCCCACGAAACCGCGGCTCAAGAGGACGAGGCCTTGCTCCACTCCCGTCCTCGCTCGAGGCTTTCTGTAGGCAATCGGTTTAGTGACAATGACGATGGTCTTCTAAGTGATGTTGTCGAGGAAATCGTGGAAAGGGACCGCCAGAGGATGAGACGGGAAGTTGTTCGTGTTGGGAGCTTCGTTTGGGGAGTGATTACATG TCTCGGTGCAGGAAGTATAACAGCGTTCTCGCTCTATGGGCCCTTGCTGTTGACTCGTTTGAACTATACCCAGCTGCGGGTAAATGAGGTGTCGATTGCGGCGGGTATCTCTATGTACCTCCCTGTATCACTGGCAGGATACCTTTGTGATCGCTATTCGCCATCGCCCCTGACATTGTTCGCGGGAATAGCCTTTGGCCTCGGTTATTCCCTCGCTGCTTTCGTGTACAAAAGCGGACCTCCTCCAGATGCTGGCGGAAACGGATGGCCGTTCtgggtgatggtggtggctTTTATTGCCATAGGAGTAGCTACGTGCAGCATGTACTTGGCTGCAGTAACGACTTGCGCCAAAAATTTTGGCAGAGGTAAACATAAGGGGATTATACTTGCTGTTCCCATTGCTGCTTTTGGCCTAAGTGGGATGTGGCAGAGCCAGGTTGGGACCTACTTTCTATGCGAGCGTTTGAAGGACAGCAACTGCGGCGACGTCGATGTCTACAAatactttctctttcttgcgATATTACTTCTGACGATTGGTGTCATCGGCACTTTTGCCCTGCGTATCgtggacgatgaagaggagaaatacattgatgaagcggttgaggagcttgaaCGGAGCGGCTTGTTAGCGGAAAGTGAGTTCTTTAGACCTCGCAGCGAAGTGCAGGCGGCATATGGGACATTCTCCGACGACCATGAAGATAACGGATCTGTGGACGACCAGTCCGTTACTATCTCGGAGGAATTGCGGGAAGCTGCCAGACGCGAAAAAGAgcgtgaagaggaggagcgcagGAAAAAGAATTGGTTACTGAATTATGAGACGCGGATATTTCTCGCGGACCACACGATGTGGTGGCTGGCATTGGGCTTCTTTCTGGTTACTGGTCCGGGAGAGGCATATCTAAATAATGTAGTTACTCCCCAGGTTTTAACTTGA
- a CDS encoding kinesin family protein (transcript_id=CADANIAT00007675) translates to MAGAGLLMRTGKPQSKLVRYLGLPRDAAPRLFYSNIDPIAAVRVRPPLKPTDPGYELIPQRFQRSMVHVTSPTSLAVDVPQGRKLFVFDRVFAETVDQAGIWDYLSDSVGSFLQGYNVSILAYGQSGAGKSYTMGTAGPNEQDVESSGIIPRAAQLLFEKLEGPKHSRTSSTGLRTPSRYSISSTSSFGKSTVDKNWQLKATYVEIYNEQLRDLLLPDSVSAADRSTVTIREDTKGRIILTGLHQVNINSFEDLIGALNFGSSIRQTDSTAINAKSSRSHAVFSLNLVQRKSANGVTTPREKRMSMPTDLSGGDQSITVDSKLHFVDLAGSERLKNTGASGERAREGISINAGLAALGKVISQLSSRQAGSHVSYRDSKLTRLLQDSLGGNAYTYMIACVTPAEFHLSETLNTVQYAQRARAIQSKPRIQQVADESDKHAVIERLKAEVAFLRQQLRNAEDSDRRTVAPQERTERQNEREIELQNQLLDVQEGYNALSQRHAKLISELARDSRPADAESESIVGDSVERLKRSHSFAESVEQVVLEYEKTIQSLESSLSSTRASLASTESTLLERETKCTYVETVNAQLQARIQKLMDREASTETYLHELESKIDGQASGEEQHAAMVSELRKELARARENEASCEEYISTLEERLAEADQDMELMQREIDRLEHVVDRQRSLGKLDNLLYELDHIQQNGKKDDQTPEQPERTSTPPGAYQPRKRGLSLDVLTEAAETAIPDSDEGLSDPIPEEDEDQATPSKPVSKQGDSGLKILESATSRLKSVHDAEPLSPTQMRVVSDKLETVTQELFDLRMQHENTLNDYEALEAKYEEAMRVMAELRQDAADEARHSASPQNLTASRPISFLEDPKAPASKTGTQHSFSQSLSSELSLAGEPATSRDSYNVNTPQTTVGSQDGSVPNGTHDDEDMRKLLLEHQESVNAMKQKYDELQAEHEDTLSLIESLKAELQRSRSSSPPATPGFNVIRRKTSQSIMSNLDRAHRSLNGMRTIAAEEFASRPDTMQNFELHLEGAMHELHVRMERIQQLEAENQSVKKEMEMKSTIISGLTRERSSLQGASPVDRGLVNQLRDQVVQQENTLMQMKEAHDQREKALIQEIEELKAILKTQEEAAKAQDAHVEEQEKKITDLEGELTEWKSKHQTAIESLQSSENQLKSTLEELNSALATIDSMGSANPARDATDKEAAATELESERARQKQVVDELTRKIEEHESTAATYLEKIASLEKLHDAQKQASDSASTSAEVESRQARIAELEQEINSHRSLVESYKKDLESLQESHKRELEELESRAKAAADAEHELRLAEQNKQHEEAMKALRSEVSESRDELVKLLGMVSNLIKSDVTADNLADQIQDILMQKQHFSDKYAELMDTNEDLRKQIEARQNDDSRVEELNKAISVKDGKVNELALLVATLEDTLLQRDEQIKKKDALVAEAIAEKQKSARLVEELEDQITNSFDQHNNRLSVIQQERDQALEDAKVKIANYEKDIETYRMRIEQLELQIKNQDPSHDRSSSLTSNLRKSSSAASLPSPPPAIPLPPLPTIAAGANGASSPPSSRHTSKELVGSHVVEEQEARIRTIEKHLNAEKQLTATLEEALGDLEAQSNKVKSDCEAWKKKAWQLEEELATLRKERNSQRLSLQAVEEERNARREAEAARAQLEERMAALNKKKKKSTLNCF, encoded by the exons ATGGCGGGAGCAGGGCTTCTGATGAGGACGGGAAAACCGCAGTCAAAGTTGGTGCGTTATCTTGGACTCCCGCGGGATGCAGCCCCGCGGCTATTTTACTCAAATATTGACCCAATTGCAGCTGTCCGTGTCCGGCCGCCGCTGAAGCCCACGGATCCCGGGTATGAATTGATTCCGCAACGATTCCAGCGTTCCATGGTCCATGTCACCTCGCCGACCAGCTTAGCCGTTGATGTGCCCCAAGGTCGCAAACTGTTTGTTTTTGATCGCGTCTTCGCCGAAACCGTCGATCAAGCGGGCATCTGGGACTATCTCAGCGATAGCGTCGGTTCTTTCCTGCAAGGCTACAATGTCTCTATTCTGGCCTATGGCCAGTCGGGCGCCGGTAAATCCTACACAATGGGAACCGCTGGCCCAAATGAGCAAGACGTAGAGTCTTCGG GTATCATTCCGCGCGCGGCTCAACTTCTGTTTGAGAAACTGGAAGGTCCCAAGCATTCTCGCACTAGCTCCACCGGGCTCCGCACACCGTCGCGTTACTCTATCAGCTCTACATCGAGCTTCGGAAAATCTACCGTCGACAAAAACTGGCAGTTGAAAGCCACCTATGTTGAG ATTTACAATGAACAATTGAGGGATTTGCTCCTCCCCGACTCCGTGTCCGCCGCAGACCGCAGTACCGTTACTATCCGCGAAGATACCAAAGGCCGCATAATTCTGACCGGTCTGCATCAAGTCAACATTAACTCGTTCGAGGACCTTATTGGCGCGCTTAACTTCGGGTCATCTATTCGGCAAACTGATTCCACTGCCATCAATGCCAAATCGTCGCGATCTCACGCTGTATTCAGCTTAAACCTTGTTCAACGAAAGTCCGCCAATGGTGTAACAACACCGAGAGAGAAGCGCATGTCGATGCCCACCGACCTCTCCGGAGGCGACCAGTCCATCACCGTCGACAGCAAGCTTCACTTTGTCGATTTGGCGGGAAGTGAACGGTTGAAAAATACCGGCGCCTCTGGTGAGCGCGCCCGCGAAGGTATTTCGATTAATGCTGGTCTCGCCGCGCTTGGAAAGGTCATCTCGCAGTTGTCCTCCCGTCAGGCCGGATCTCACGTTTCCTACCGTGACTCCAAGCTTACCCGGCTACTTCAGGACTCACTGGGTGGAAACGCTTATACGTACATGATTGCCTGCGTCACCCCAGCAGAGTTCCACCTCAGTGAAACTCTGAACACAGTTCAGTATGCGCAGAGAGCGAGAGCAATTCAAAGTAAGCCTCGTATCCAGCAGGTTGCCGACGAAAGCGACAAGCATGCTGTGATTGAAAGGCTTAAAGCCGAGGTCGCTTTCCTGCGGCAACAATTACGCAATGCAGAAGATAGTGATCGACGGACAGTGGCTCCCCAGGAACGCACAGAACGTCAGAACGAGCGAGAGATTGAACTCCAGAACCAGCTACTTGATGTCCAAGAGGGCTACAACGCACTGAGCCAGCGGCATGCGAAGCTAATATCCGAACTTGCACGGGATTCAAGgcctgcagatgcagagagTGAGTCTATTGTGGGCGACTCTGTCGAGAGACTCAAGCGGTCACACTCATTTGCGGAATCGGTCGAGCAGGTCGTGCTTGAATACGAAAAGACGATCCAGAGTCTCGAATCTTCGCTTTCAAGCACCCGAGCTTCTCTGGCCAGCACCGAAAGTACCCTCCTCGAACGCGAGACCAAATGCACTTACGTAGAGACCGTCAATGCGCAGCTTCAGGCCCGCATCCAAAAGCTCATGGACCGGGAGGCGAGCACGGAGACTTATCTTCATGAGCTAGAGTCCAAGATAGATGGTCAAGCCTCTGGGGAAGAGCAACACGCGGCAATGGTGTCAGAGCTCCGTAAAGAGCTCGCCCGAGCTCGGGAGAACGAGGCTAGCTGTGAAGAATATATTTCCACACTAGAAGAGCGCCTAGCCGAGGCCGACCAGGATATGGAACTCATGCAACGCGAGATAGATCGGCTGGAGCATGTTGTGGACCGCCAGCGGAGCCTCGGAAAACTGGATAATCTCCTCTACGAGCTCGACCACATTCAGCAAAATGGCAAGAAAGACGACCAAACCCCTGAACAGCCTGAGAGGACGTCCACTCCTCCAGGAGCATACCAACCTCGAAAGCGCGGATTGTCTCTTGACGTGCTCACCGAAGCCGCCGAAACCGCTATTCCTGATTCTGACGAGGGTCTGTCTGATCCGATtcctgaagaggacgaggaccaGGCTACACCCAGCAAGCCCGTGTCAAAACAAGGTGATTCTGGCCTAAAAATACTCGAAAGTGCTACTAGCCGCCTTAAGTCAGTTCACGATGCAGAGCCTCTGAGCCCCACCCAGATGCGGGTCGTCTCTGATAAATTGGAAACCGTGACTCAGGAGCTTTTCGATTTGCGCATGCAGCATGAGAACACACTCAATGACTACGAGGCCCTCGAGGCCAAGTACGAGGAAGCCATGAGAGTCATGGCGGAGCTTCGCCAGGACGCAGCGGACGAGGCCCGCCACTCTGCCTCCCCCCAAAACCTTACCGCTTCTCGCCCGATCTCTTTTTTAGAGGATCCCAAGGCCCCCGCGTCGAAGACTGGAACACAACATTCCTTCTCGCAATCACTCTCATCGGAGTTATCCTTGGCCGGGGAGCCTGCGACTTCGCGAGATTCATATAATGTCAACACTCCTCAGACTACCGTTGGTTCACAGGACGGAAGTGTGCCGAACGGGACGCacgacgacgaagatatGCGCAAACTCCTTCTGGAGCATCAAGAGAGCGTGAACGCAATGAAACAAAAGTACGATGAGCTTCAGGCCGAACACGAGGACACCTTGAGCTTGATTGAGTCGCTCAAGGCCGAGTTGCAGAGATCTAGGTCTTCGTCGCCGCCGGCAACTCCTGGCTTCAATGTCATCCGTAGGAAGACCAGCCAGAGCATCATGTCAAACCTTGATCGCGCTCACCGATCTTTGAATGGAATGCGTACTATTGCTGCTGAGGAATTTGCATCCCGCCCAGATACTATGCAGAACTTTGAACTTCATCTCGAGGGAGCGATGCATGAACTCCATGTGCGTATGGAGCGGATTCAGCAACTTGAGGCAGAGAACCAAAgtgtgaagaaggagatggagatgaagtCCACCATCATCTCTGGACTCACCCGCGAGCGATCTAGTCTGCAAGGAGCTTCCCCTGTTGACCGTGGTCTCGTGAATCAATTGCGTGACCAGGTTGTTCAGCAGGAGAACACCCTCATGCAGATGAAGGAAGCCCATGATCAGAGGGAGAAGGCTCTCATCCAGGAAATAGAAGAGCTCAAGGCAATTCTGAAGACCcaggaggaagctgccaAGGCCCAGGATGCCCAtgtggaggagcaggagaagaaaattACTGATCTTGAGGGTGAGCTGACGGAGTGGAAGAGTAAGCACCAGACCGCTATTGAGTCTTTACAATCCTCCGAGAACCAGCTCAAGTCTACCCTGGAGGAACTGAACAGTGCACTTGCCACAATTGACTCTATGGGCTCAGCCAATCCTGCCCGTGACGCCACGGATAAGGAGGCGGCTGCCACCGAGCTGGAGAGTGAGCGTGCCCGACAAAAACAGGTTGTCGATGAATTGACCCGAAAAATTGAAGAGCACGAAAGCACGGCTGCCACCTATCTTGAGAAGATCGCGTCCCTTGAGAAGCTGCACGACGCCCAGAAGCAGGCATCTGACTCTGCATCCACGTCAGCCGAGGTTGAATCGCGCCAGGCTCGTATTGCGGAATTAGAGCAGGAGATTAACAGTCACAGGAGTCTTGTTGAGTCGTACAAGAAGGACTTGGAATCTTTGCAGGAGTCTCACAAACGagagttggaggagctggaatcacgggcaaaggctgcagctgacgCTGAGCATGAGTTGCGCCTGGCGGAGCAGAATAAACAGCACGAAGAGGCCATGAAGGCTCTGCGTTCTGAGGTCTCAGAATCACGAGACGAGTTGGTTAAGCTGCTCGGCATGGTTTCCAACCTAATCAAGTCAGATGTCACCGCAGACAACCTCGCGGACCAGATACAAGACATCCTAATGCAAAAGCAGCACTTTTCTGACAAGTACGCCGAGCTGATGGACACGAATGAGGATCTTCGCAAGCAGATTGAAGCAAGGCAAAACGATGACAGCCgtgtggaagagctcaacAAGGCTATTTCCgtcaaggatggcaaggtcAACgagcttgctctgcttgTCGCTACCTTGGAGGACACGCTTCTGCAGCGCGATgagcagatcaagaagaaagacGCCCTCGTTGCCGAAGCCATAGCTGAGAAGCAAAAAAGCGCGCGCCTCGtggaggaactcgaggacCAGATCACAAACAGCTTCGACCAACACAACAACCGCCTCTCAGTTATCCAACAGGAGCGCGACCAGGCTTTAGAAGAcgccaaggtcaagatcgcAAACTACGAGAAAGACATCGAGACCTATCGTATGCGCATTGAACAGCTTGAA CTTCAAATCAAGAACCAAGACCCTTCGCACGACCGTAGTAGCTCTCTTACGTCCAACCTCCGTAAGagctcttcagctgcttcccttccctcccccCCGCCCGCTAttcctcttccacctcttcccaccATCGCCGCCGGAGCAAACGGTGCTTCCTCTCCCCCCAGCTCTCGTCACACTAGCAAAGAGCTTGTGGGCAGCCACGTTGTCGAGGAACAGGAGGCACGTATCCGTACTATCGAGAAGCATCTCAACGCTGAGAAGCAGCTTACCGCCACgttggaggaggcgctgggCGATCTAGAAGCCCAAAGTAACAAGGTCAAATCCGACTGCGAGGCTTGGAAAAAGAAGGCttggcagctggaggaggagctggctaCGCTACGTAAGGAGCGCAACTCCCAGCGCCTTTCTTTGCAAGCtgtcgaggaggagaggaacgCCCGCCGCGAGGCCGAAGCAGCCCGCGCCCAGCTCGAAGAGCGCATGGCTGCTCTtaacaagaaaaagaagaagagcaccCTTAATTGCTTCTAG